The following proteins come from a genomic window of Lycium ferocissimum isolate CSIRO_LF1 chromosome 4, AGI_CSIRO_Lferr_CH_V1, whole genome shotgun sequence:
- the LOC132052671 gene encoding protein FAF-like, chloroplastic — protein MSAASMSIKNFNSTLKMEKEPQLTIPLPPPLPPSKGGKGIVSILGSDSEKRNKAAASIRRTLSADMSSKKWLSQNGLSQNGFPPMKKIASSKELAVLGQDDVWTSIQNGNKADQPTSLDVWSSILTQKKDDSSTVLPPPYVHPLLKKSSSSLTEKSLEICTESLGSETGSEISLPSYPSSDTDEDNDDPQNQKQQQEKEEIISQSFEEFPVVKFNHNKKIASPPKSFPPPISSLAAEDKPSVQMQSHRQNGRLILEAVSVPPQNHFSAQRIDGRLVLTLITTATEPETEENHQEVAEFEKVFDEIQEVEHNGPPHLGHDDDDDDEVDQEEEKGNGTKGMQIVLEQKPRMSNGRMNVNTSTLMMKQLMGLEKNNHHLTWPNKFNKEIKLIDDEDEITPIPITSPNPSPASFNAYDYFWKKNPTVTTIVNNYNDKSAAPIANGTTTKIAANYEQQDLVLMRGNKGNINYLMPLLRGCKEQRRSLLIWEPYCIATS, from the coding sequence ATGTCAGCAGCCTCTATGAGCATCAAGAACTTCAACTCAACATTGAAGATGGAAAAGGAACCACAACTTACCATACCACTacccccacccctaccccccTCTAAGGGGGGCAAAGGCATAGTGTCCATTCTTGGATCAGACtctgaaaaaagaaacaaagcgGCAGCTTCTATTAGGAGAACCCTTTCAGCTGACATGTCATCCAAGAAATGGCTCTCACAAAATGGGCTTTCACAAAATGGTTTCCCCCCTATGAAGAAAATTGCTTCCTCCAAAGAACTTGCTGTTCTTGGTCAAGATGATGTTTGGACATCTATCCAAAATGGTAACAAAGCTGATCAGCCAACATCACTTGATGTTTGGAGCTCAATTTTAACCCAAAAGAAAGATGACTCATCCACAGTACTTCCACCTCCTTATGTTCACCCTCTTTTGAAAAAATCATCCAGCTCTTTAACTGAAAAAAGCCTTGAAATTTGTACTGAAAGTCTTGGATCAGAGACTGGCTCTGAAATTAGCCTTCCATCTTACCCTTCCTCTGATACAGATGAAGACAACGATGATCCTcaaaaccaaaaacaacaacaagaaaaagaagaaataatctCTCAATCTTTCGAGGAATTTCCAGTTGTTAAGTTCAACCATAACAAAAAAATAGCATCTCCACCTAAGTCTTTTCCTCCACCTATTTCTTCCTTGGCTGCAGAGGACAAACCATCTGTTCAAATGCAATCTCACAGGCAAAATGGCAGATTGATTCTTGAAGCTGTATCTGTTCCTCCACAGAATCATTTTAGCGCTCAACGCATTGATGGTCGCCTTGTTCTCACCTTGATCACCACTGCAACTGAGCCAGAAACAGAGGAAAATCATCAAGAAGTGGCAGAGTTTGAGAAAGTGTTCGACGAAATTCAAGAAGTTGAACATAATGGACCACCCCATTTaggccatgatgatgatgatgatgatgaagtggATCAAGAGGAGGAAAAAGGAAATGGTACAAAGGGGATGCAAATTGTGCTAGAGCAAAAACCAAGAATGTCAAATGGGAGGATGAATGTGAACACATCAACATTGATGATGAAGCAACTTATGGGACTAGAGAAAAATAATCATCATTTAACATGGCCTAACAAATTCAACAAAGAAATCAAATTGATTGACGATGAAGATGAAATAACTCCTATTCCAATCACATCACCAAATCCATCTCCAGCTTCTTTCAATGCCTATGATTATTTCTGGAAGAAAAATCCCACTGTGACAACTATTGTCAACAACTACAATGACAAGAGTGCTGCTCCCATTGCCAATGGTACTACTACAAAGATAGCAGCTAATTATGAGCAGCAAGATTTGGTGCTAATGAGAGGGAACAAGGGGAACATCAATTACTTGATGCCTTTGTTGAGAGGATGCAAAGAACAGAGGAGGTCTCTACTCATTTGGGAGCCTTACTGCATTGCCACCTCCTAA